TATGGAAAGTATCTTTTTGTCTTCTTGTAATTTTTGACTTATTCTGTTCATTTTAATTTCTGATTTTAGATATTGGATGTGCGATATTTCGATATCAGTACCTAATATTTTATTTTTATTTTCTAATTTAGATTGCAGCACTATACGCCCACGCATTTTGATTAGATTGCAAATGTACTTCTACACGTTTGTAATGTAATCCTTCATAGAGATCCGTTTGACGAAGTTCACTTTGCGTTACTTCGTACAAGGTTCCATTAATGGTGTCATTTGAGTTTTCGGTTTCTTTAATAATAGGGTAATGCACGATTCCAAATTCTTCTTCAATCTGAATTTCGTTTAGTTCATAACCTACTAATGTTTCTGGGGTTCCTTCAAGAATACGACCAAAAAGATCTTGTTGTACATCCTCATGTTGTAAGGTACCGTAAGCGAATAATTTTTGCATAGAATTCAATTTTTGAAAATGTTTTACACTAAATTTTATATATCTCGAATGTGCGTTAGGGATGGCAGTGGAGCTCTTTTTTGAGGCGATTTTTTTTCGTCTCAAAAAAAGCGGGAACGTACAGCCCGACCCTTGGGGAACGCCCAAATTATTATATTACAATTTGAAATAATCGATATAATTGTCTAAATCTTTGTCACCACGCCCTGAAAGGCTGATCACCACAATATCAGTTGGTTTGAATTTTTTCTGATCTAAAACTGCAAAAGCATGCGCACTTTCAATCGCAGGAATTATACCTTCTAATTTTGTAAGCTGCAGACCAGCATTCATCGCTTCGTCATCGGTTACTGAAAAGAATTCGCCACGGCCTGTTTGTGCCAAATGGGCGTGCATAGGACCAACTCCAGGGTAATCAAGACCTGCTGAAATTGAGTAAGGCTCAGTGATTTGACCATCGGGAGTCTGCATCAATAGGGTTTTGCAACCATGAATAACGCCCACTTTTCCTAATTTACTTGTAGCTGCACTATGACCGCTGTTTACACCTTTTCCAGCAGCTTCGACAGCAATGATTCCAACTTCTGGCTCGTGCAAAAAATGATAATATGTTCCTGCAGCGTTACTACCTCCACCAATACAAGCTACTACATAATCTGGGTTTTCGCGTCCTTCTTTCTCTTTTAACTGCCATTTGATTTCTTCGGAAATAATGCTTTGAAAACGGGTTACCATATCTGGATAAGGATGTGGTCCGATGGCAGATCCGATAATATAATGTGTGTCTACAGGGTTGTTGATCCAATCGCGGATGGCCTCATTTGTTGCATCTTTTAGCGTTCGTGAAC
The Flavobacterium sp. 5 DNA segment above includes these coding regions:
- a CDS encoding gamma-glutamylcyclotransferase family protein, whose product is MQKLFAYGTLQHEDVQQDLFGRILEGTPETLVGYELNEIQIEEEFGIVHYPIIKETENSNDTINGTLYEVTQSELRQTDLYEGLHYKRVEVHLQSNQNAWAYSAAI
- the trpB gene encoding tryptophan synthase subunit beta encodes the protein MQYNVNEKGYYGEFGGAYIPEMLYPNVEELRQKYLEITAEPSFKAEFDQLLKDYVGRPSPLYFAKRLSEKYNTKIYLKREDLNHTGAHKVNNTIGQILVAKRLGKKRIIAETGAGQHGVATATVCALMGMDCIVYMGEIDIARQAPNVARMKMLGAEVRPALSGSRTLKDATNEAIRDWINNPVDTHYIIGSAIGPHPYPDMVTRFQSIISEEIKWQLKEKEGRENPDYVVACIGGGSNAAGTYYHFLHEPEVGIIAVEAAGKGVNSGHSAATSKLGKVGVIHGCKTLLMQTPDGQITEPYSISAGLDYPGVGPMHAHLAQTGRGEFFSVTDDEAMNAGLQLTKLEGIIPAIESAHAFAVLDQKKFKPTDIVVISLSGRGDKDLDNYIDYFKL